Proteins encoded together in one Oncorhynchus mykiss isolate Arlee chromosome 7, USDA_OmykA_1.1, whole genome shotgun sequence window:
- the LOC110528474 gene encoding cytokine-like protein 1 produces MKPEEGERSIKRFIWLADCAPPTCYSRVLGLSKEIIGLLGKLHNYHRTKTCVEILPKMFLDVQNSCINTKLRDFLYVMENLPTQYCRERPGIVLLKQKVTNLYRIINRICYRDLVYFTDDCEAIETGQSTPHYREDRLQMLVEEKR; encoded by the exons ATGAAaccagaggaaggagagagatcaaTAAAACG TTTTATTTGGTTGGCTGACTGTGCACCACCGACATGCTATTCCCGAGTGCTCGGCTTGAGCAAGGAAATAATAGGCCTTTTGGGAAAACTACACAATTATCATCGCACG AAAACATGCGTtgagattcttcccaagatgtttcTGGATGTGCAA AATTCGTGCATCAATACCAAGCTCCGTGACTTCCTCTATGTCATGGAGAACCTTCCTACGCAGTACTGCAGAGAGCGACCCGGGATTGTGTTGTTGAAGCAGAAAGTTACCAACCTGTACAGAATCATCAACAGAATCTGTTATCGG GACCTAGTGTATTTTACAGATGACTGTGAGGCCATTGAGACTGGCCAGAGTACCCCTCACTACAGAGAGGACAGGCTCCAGATGCTGGTGGAAGAGAAGAGATGA